One Salvia splendens isolate huo1 chromosome 22, SspV2, whole genome shotgun sequence DNA segment encodes these proteins:
- the LOC121787832 gene encoding uncharacterized protein LOC121787832 produces the protein MANIDDKTHCSVTVYIRSPRHVLYRVPVQVRRGKKHIYEPEVVPLGPYHHRRHPQRQLVEPLKDELRDMVCANNKTLFLSKILRHIDEIRHFYNGAHHYTGDELAEMMRDACFLICYMQVCSMQVNETQTLICQRLGRSGMLFMFRDMYMLENQIPLWLISLIHPHQSLLCKYLNYNAFGDNRMTHLPWGNGRGEEPLHLL, from the coding sequence ATGGCAAACATAGATGATAAAACTCACTGTTCTGTCACTGTCTACATCCGATCTCCGCGCCACGTGTTGTACAGAGTCCCGGTGCAGGTGCGACGCGGGAAGAAGCACATTTATGAGCCAGAAGTGGTCCCCCTAGGCCCataccaccaccgccgccatccACAGCGACAATTGGTGGAGCCACTCAAGGACGAGCTACGGGATATGGTTTGTGCCAACAACAAAACCCTATTCCTGAGCAAGATCCTCAGGCATATAGATGAAATCCGCCACTTCTACAACGGAGCACATCACTACACCGGCGATGAATTGGCTGAAATGATGCGTGACGCCTGCTTCCTCATATGCTACATGCAAGTATGCTCTATGCAAGTCAACGAAACCCAAACCCTAATTTGCCAGCGTCTGGGGAGGTCTGGGATGTTGTTCATGTTCCGCGATATGTATATGCTTGAAAATCAAATTCCGTTATGGCTCATCTCCTTAATACACCCTCACCAGTCATTGTTGTGCAAGTACTTAAACTACAACGCGTTCGGGGATAACAGGATGACACACCTTCCATGGGGAAACGGAAGAGGCGAAGAGCCTCTTCACCTTCTATAA
- the LOC121786162 gene encoding coatomer subunit gamma-like isoform X1, with product MRWPIGKRDDDRSTKKDCSWFVAIEKHAVLTEVRGFGDPHLDKTRCLQIIKKLLYLLNQGETFTKSEAVAILSSAVNLYRFQDVHLRRMFHLIARDLCPIADKVPLVTSSLLKEVNTDNVADRANAIRLLCHITNETSLSQVVKFLDEALRDDNPILQSASLVCAINLIRRDPRMAITLGQVYPESTVSDKGKHVQFHAIYLEFVMGQVRRERCINMKATDIYKRYIKRHYVSGRYISEIDTFGHSCWSSSPLGPCILARGITKDARPWFFLYFDGYPYTLSCIHDKDEMVAIEGFRSLARVASICIPGLNDVTPLTLTELKAAIDVMRILCVSHRPVVRFSAFRALQKQVGVVHNEVWTTPEDHIAIGLDVNVYNLYNHRDNEPEAEQESQVIKSPSYFSCEHDLDLIDNLQGLHEGETMIWE from the exons ATGCGGTGGCCGATTGGGAAGAGAGACGATGATCGTTCTACTAAAAAAG ATTGCTCTTGGTTTGTGGCAATTGAGAAACATGCTGTTTTAACTGAAGTGAGGGGTTTTGGTGATCCCCATTTGGATAAAACAAGATGTTTGCAG ATCATCAAAAAGCTTTTGTATCTTCTCAATCAGGGTGAAACATTCACAAAG AGTGAAGCTGTAGCTATACTGTCTTCTGCTGTTAATCTGTATCGTTTCCAAGATGTTCATTTGAGAAGAATGTTTCATCTAATTGCAAGGGATCTTTGCCCTATTGCAGATAAG GTTCCTCTGGTCACTAGTTCGTTACTTAAAGAAGTTAACACCGACAATGTTGCAGATCGGGCAAATGCTATCCGTTTGCTCTGTCATATTACAAATGAAACATCTTTAAGCCAAGTTGTGAAATTCCTCGATGAGGCTCTACGTGACGACAATCCTATTCTTCAAAGTGCTTCCCTTGTGTGTGCAATCAATCTGATTAGG AGAGATCCAAGGATGGCCATCACACTCGGTCAAGTATACCCTGAATCAACTGTTTCTGATAAAGGAAAACACGTTCAGTTCCATGCCATATATCTAGAATTTGTG ATGGGACAAGTACGTCGTGAACGGTGCATTAATATGAAAGCGACTGATATTTACAAGCGTTATATTAAACGCCATTATGTTTCCGGGCGTTATATTTCCGAGATTGATACTTTCGGGCATTCTTGTTGGTCTTCTTCGCCGTTGGGGCCTTGCATCCTGGCTCGCGGTATTACTAAG GATGCACGACCTTGGTTTTTCTTGTATTTTGATGGATACCCATACACACTGTCTTGTATCCATGATAAAGATGAAATGGTGGCAATAGAAGGATTTCGGTCACTGGCAAGGGTGGCAAGCATATGTATTCCTGGTCTTAACGATGTGACACCTCTTACTCTTACTGAGCTTAAAGCTGCCATAGATGTTATGCGAATTCTTTGTGTTTCTCACAGGCCTGTGGTGAGGTTTAGTGCTTTCAGGGCATTGCAGAAG CAGGTGGGGGTGGTGCATAATGAGGTATGGACAACTCCAGAGGATCATATAGCAATTGGTTTGGATGTGAATGTATATAACTTATATAACCATCGA GACAATGAGCCAGAAGCTGAACAAGAATCTCAAGTCATTAAATCTCCATCATACTTTAGTTGTGAGCATGATCTCGATCTCATCGACAATCTTCAAGGACTCCATGAAGGAGAAACTATGATATGGGAGTGA
- the LOC121786162 gene encoding coatomer subunit gamma-like isoform X2 has translation MRWPIGKRDDDRSTKKDCSWFVAIEKHAVLTEVRGFGDPHLDKTRCLQIIKKLLYLLNQGETFTKSEAVAILSSAVNLYRFQDVHLRRMFHLIARDLCPIADKVPLVTSSLLKEVNTDNVADRANAIRLLCHITNETSLSQVVKFLDEALRDDNPILQSASLVCAINLIRRDPRMAITLGQVYPESTVSDKGKHVQFHAIYLEFVMGQVRRERCINMKATDIYKRYIKRHYVSGRYISEIDTFGHSCWSSSPLGPCILARGITKDARPWFFLYFDGYPYTLSCIHDKDEMVAIEGFRSLARVASICIPGLNDVTPLTLTELKAAIDVMRILCVSHRPVVRFSAFRALQKVGVVHNEVWTTPEDHIAIGLDVNVYNLYNHRDNEPEAEQESQVIKSPSYFSCEHDLDLIDNLQGLHEGETMIWE, from the exons ATGCGGTGGCCGATTGGGAAGAGAGACGATGATCGTTCTACTAAAAAAG ATTGCTCTTGGTTTGTGGCAATTGAGAAACATGCTGTTTTAACTGAAGTGAGGGGTTTTGGTGATCCCCATTTGGATAAAACAAGATGTTTGCAG ATCATCAAAAAGCTTTTGTATCTTCTCAATCAGGGTGAAACATTCACAAAG AGTGAAGCTGTAGCTATACTGTCTTCTGCTGTTAATCTGTATCGTTTCCAAGATGTTCATTTGAGAAGAATGTTTCATCTAATTGCAAGGGATCTTTGCCCTATTGCAGATAAG GTTCCTCTGGTCACTAGTTCGTTACTTAAAGAAGTTAACACCGACAATGTTGCAGATCGGGCAAATGCTATCCGTTTGCTCTGTCATATTACAAATGAAACATCTTTAAGCCAAGTTGTGAAATTCCTCGATGAGGCTCTACGTGACGACAATCCTATTCTTCAAAGTGCTTCCCTTGTGTGTGCAATCAATCTGATTAGG AGAGATCCAAGGATGGCCATCACACTCGGTCAAGTATACCCTGAATCAACTGTTTCTGATAAAGGAAAACACGTTCAGTTCCATGCCATATATCTAGAATTTGTG ATGGGACAAGTACGTCGTGAACGGTGCATTAATATGAAAGCGACTGATATTTACAAGCGTTATATTAAACGCCATTATGTTTCCGGGCGTTATATTTCCGAGATTGATACTTTCGGGCATTCTTGTTGGTCTTCTTCGCCGTTGGGGCCTTGCATCCTGGCTCGCGGTATTACTAAG GATGCACGACCTTGGTTTTTCTTGTATTTTGATGGATACCCATACACACTGTCTTGTATCCATGATAAAGATGAAATGGTGGCAATAGAAGGATTTCGGTCACTGGCAAGGGTGGCAAGCATATGTATTCCTGGTCTTAACGATGTGACACCTCTTACTCTTACTGAGCTTAAAGCTGCCATAGATGTTATGCGAATTCTTTGTGTTTCTCACAGGCCTGTGGTGAGGTTTAGTGCTTTCAGGGCATTGCAGAAG GTGGGGGTGGTGCATAATGAGGTATGGACAACTCCAGAGGATCATATAGCAATTGGTTTGGATGTGAATGTATATAACTTATATAACCATCGA GACAATGAGCCAGAAGCTGAACAAGAATCTCAAGTCATTAAATCTCCATCATACTTTAGTTGTGAGCATGATCTCGATCTCATCGACAATCTTCAAGGACTCCATGAAGGAGAAACTATGATATGGGAGTGA